From a region of the Hyalangium ruber genome:
- a CDS encoding fimbrial protein, producing the protein MKVKCPKCGRMLDVAGLQPGSVLTCECGNAVAVPKPGTSKRALFVWVGAGLALLSCTCFGILGAIAIPNFMRFQSRAKQSECVINLKTLHMAQATRPDSDYDPVLSKSQFLPERGNRYAYFAGSGPMEDRSGPQATGTEEAHAIGVDTFTHKDQTPVTFNQLPPDVARIAGISGECPDNCSIAIVCAGNIDRDSTLDVWSISTAERQASDGTTIAPGEPFQHVNDLED; encoded by the coding sequence ATGAAAGTGAAGTGTCCGAAGTGCGGCCGTATGCTGGACGTCGCCGGGTTGCAGCCCGGCTCTGTGCTCACCTGCGAGTGCGGCAACGCGGTGGCGGTGCCCAAGCCGGGCACGAGCAAGCGGGCGCTCTTCGTATGGGTCGGCGCGGGGCTCGCGCTGCTGAGCTGCACCTGCTTCGGCATTCTCGGCGCGATCGCCATCCCCAACTTCATGCGGTTCCAGTCCCGGGCGAAGCAGTCGGAGTGCGTCATCAACCTGAAGACCCTCCACATGGCCCAGGCGACCCGGCCCGACTCGGACTACGATCCCGTGCTCTCCAAGTCGCAGTTCCTCCCCGAGCGGGGCAACCGCTACGCCTACTTCGCGGGCTCGGGGCCGATGGAGGACCGCAGTGGCCCTCAGGCCACCGGCACCGAGGAGGCGCACGCCATCGGCGTGGACACCTTCACGCACAAGGACCAGACGCCGGTCACCTTCAATCAGCTCCCGCCGGACGTGGCCCGCATCGCGGGAATCTCTGGCGAGTGCCCCGATAATTGCAGCATCGCCATCGTGTGCGCGGGCAACATCGACAGGGACTCCACGCTGGACGTGTGGAGCATCTCCACCGCGGAGCGCCAGGCCTCGGACGGGACGACCATCGCGCCCGGCGAGCCCTTCCAGCACGTCAACGATCTCGAGGACTGA
- a CDS encoding response regulator yields the protein MTSNVNQVLIVDDDRLFGKTLEMLLEESHGVTYYPSPREALSHLRQGARYDAILCDLMMVEMSGMQFLEALGQVAPELTRRVIFMSGGACTPSAQRFVDQMTQPLLTKPFRHKELTKVLAPFLGVEATSPHVQS from the coding sequence ATGACCAGCAACGTGAACCAGGTGCTCATCGTCGATGACGATCGGCTGTTCGGAAAGACGCTCGAGATGCTCCTGGAAGAGAGCCACGGCGTCACCTACTACCCGAGCCCTCGCGAGGCCCTGAGCCATCTGCGACAAGGGGCACGCTACGACGCCATCCTCTGTGACTTGATGATGGTGGAGATGTCGGGGATGCAGTTCCTCGAGGCCCTCGGCCAGGTCGCCCCCGAGCTGACTCGCCGTGTCATCTTCATGAGCGGAGGGGCCTGCACTCCGTCAGCGCAGCGATTCGTGGACCAGATGACACAACCGCTGCTCACCAAGCCCTTCCGTCACAAGGAACTGACGAAGGTGCTTGCACCGTTCCTCGGCGTGGAGGCCACGAGTCCGCACGTCCAAAGTTGA
- the glgC gene encoding glucose-1-phosphate adenylyltransferase: protein MASRILGMILAGGQGTRLAPLTSRRSKPAVPFGSKFRIIDFALNNFINSGIYSIYVLTQFKAQSLTEHIQRGWRFGSFLSDYFITLVPAQMYRFEELGPVWYRGTADAIYQNLHLVENHAADTVAIFSGDHIYKMNVAHMAEMHESQRADITIAAYPVPLAEGNRFGIMQVDARGRVTEFQEKPQNPTPMPDRPEMALASMGNYIFKRQVLQDLLEMDAREEGSQHDFGKNILPKALKDGYHIQTYDFTRNPIPGRDAPNTYWRDVGTLQAYHEASMDLVSVNPEFDLYNPKWPLRTANEYSPPAKFVHESGDRIGRSLNSLVAGGCIVSGGVVRESILFRWVRVNSYSEVFRSVIFDEVDIGRHAQIKNAIIDKGVRVPANTRIGHDLEQDKARGFTLTENGIVVVPKGYKFA from the coding sequence ATGGCGAGCCGCATCCTCGGAATGATCCTGGCCGGTGGTCAGGGGACCCGACTGGCCCCGTTGACCTCGAGGCGCTCCAAGCCCGCGGTGCCCTTCGGCTCGAAGTTCCGCATCATCGACTTCGCGCTCAACAACTTCATCAACTCGGGCATCTACTCCATCTACGTGTTGACGCAGTTCAAGGCCCAGTCGCTCACCGAGCACATCCAGCGCGGCTGGCGCTTCGGCAGCTTCCTGTCGGACTACTTCATCACGCTGGTGCCGGCGCAGATGTACCGCTTCGAGGAGCTGGGCCCCGTCTGGTACCGCGGCACGGCCGACGCCATCTACCAGAACCTCCACCTGGTGGAGAACCACGCGGCGGACACGGTGGCCATCTTCTCCGGCGACCACATCTACAAGATGAACGTGGCGCACATGGCGGAGATGCACGAGTCGCAGCGGGCCGACATCACCATCGCCGCCTACCCGGTGCCGCTGGCCGAGGGCAACCGCTTCGGCATCATGCAGGTGGACGCGCGCGGCCGCGTCACCGAGTTCCAGGAGAAGCCCCAGAACCCCACGCCCATGCCGGACCGCCCGGAGATGGCGCTGGCCAGCATGGGCAACTACATCTTCAAGCGCCAGGTGCTGCAGGACCTGCTGGAGATGGACGCGCGCGAGGAGGGCTCGCAGCACGACTTCGGCAAGAACATCCTCCCGAAGGCGCTCAAGGACGGCTACCACATCCAGACGTACGACTTCACGCGCAACCCCATCCCCGGGCGGGACGCGCCCAACACGTACTGGCGGGACGTGGGGACGCTGCAGGCGTACCACGAGGCCTCGATGGACCTGGTCTCGGTCAACCCGGAGTTCGACCTGTACAACCCGAAGTGGCCGCTGCGCACGGCGAACGAGTACAGCCCGCCGGCGAAGTTCGTCCACGAGTCGGGAGACCGGATCGGCCGCTCGCTCAACTCGCTGGTAGCCGGCGGCTGCATCGTCTCCGGCGGCGTGGTGCGCGAGAGCATCCTGTTCCGCTGGGTGCGCGTGAACTCCTACTCGGAGGTGTTCCGCTCGGTCATCTTCGATGAGGTGGACATCGGCCGCCACGCGCAGATCAAGAACGCCATCATCGACAAGGGCGTGCGGGTGCCGGCCAACACGCGCATCGGCCACGATCTGGAACAGGACAAGGCGCGCGGCTTCACCCTCACCGAGAACGGCATCGTCGTCGTGCCCAAGGGCTACAAGTTCGCTTGA
- a CDS encoding MBL fold metallo-hydrolase — translation MKRLHRRDLYCWSTFNERLDIDFNSFAWIHERGNVVVDPLPLSEHDRKHLRDLGGAAWIVLTNSSHVRAAKELAAEFGGRIAGPAAEREGFPIPCDRWLKEGDDIHPGLRVMELEGSKTPGELALMLEDTTLIAGDLLRSHRAGELMLLRPEQGLKDPARATASLQRLLAYARLDALLLGDGWCVFRDGRRLLEEFIQSLTSPVAASGTA, via the coding sequence ATGAAGCGCCTTCACCGCCGGGACCTCTACTGCTGGTCGACCTTCAACGAGAGGCTCGACATCGACTTCAACAGCTTCGCGTGGATTCACGAGCGCGGGAACGTCGTCGTGGATCCGCTCCCGCTCTCGGAGCATGACCGCAAGCACCTGCGAGACCTGGGCGGCGCGGCGTGGATCGTCCTGACCAACTCCAGCCACGTGCGCGCGGCCAAGGAACTCGCCGCCGAGTTCGGCGGTCGCATCGCGGGGCCCGCGGCGGAGCGGGAAGGCTTCCCCATCCCCTGCGACCGGTGGCTGAAGGAGGGCGATGACATCCACCCCGGGCTGCGGGTGATGGAGCTTGAGGGCTCGAAGACGCCGGGCGAGCTGGCCCTGATGCTGGAGGACACGACGCTGATCGCCGGCGATCTGCTGCGGTCCCACCGCGCCGGAGAGTTGATGCTGCTGCGGCCGGAGCAGGGCTTGAAGGACCCGGCCCGCGCGACGGCGTCGCTCCAGCGCCTGCTCGCCTATGCGCGGCTGGACGCCCTGTTGTTGGGAGACGGCTGGTGCGTCTTCCGCGACGGCAGACGGCTCCTGGAGGAGTTCATCCAGTCCCTGACCTCGCCGGTCGCCGCGAGCGGGACCGCCTGA
- a CDS encoding TIGR02996 domain-containing protein, whose protein sequence is MRPEPELLSKIAAHPEDPAPRLAGAEWFEKHGEGSRAELIRAQLALRTRVDPAKRNALKARVEALLKQHLKPWEAEFPEARYSRGFIEELEFTEARLAEQGEELLTREPVFRLHVQVQDGKGLEKVAAQPWFERIRWLKLTGKGDAGVRSLAVAPHVGKLESLLVPGATSKGLAALAKSEGLQRLRMLSLTGSDALDGESLAPLVQGAFTLERLFLTGLQFEEGLGDWVEAERLQSLKWLALNRAGLTDDDAKALANSEPLQNLERLELARNELSEAGGLVFRSAKVMPRLTHLDLSGIYYDARKFEPLRKRLGPGLKL, encoded by the coding sequence ATGAGGCCCGAACCTGAGCTGCTGTCGAAGATCGCCGCCCACCCGGAGGACCCGGCGCCGCGCCTGGCCGGTGCGGAGTGGTTCGAGAAGCACGGCGAGGGGTCGCGCGCCGAGCTCATCCGCGCTCAGCTCGCGCTACGGACCCGGGTGGATCCCGCGAAGCGAAACGCGCTGAAGGCGCGGGTGGAAGCGCTGCTGAAGCAGCACCTGAAGCCCTGGGAGGCCGAGTTCCCGGAGGCGCGCTACAGCCGAGGCTTCATCGAGGAGCTGGAGTTCACCGAGGCGCGGCTCGCGGAGCAAGGCGAGGAGCTGCTGACGCGCGAGCCGGTGTTCCGGCTGCACGTCCAGGTTCAGGACGGCAAGGGGCTGGAGAAGGTGGCGGCGCAGCCCTGGTTCGAGCGCATTCGCTGGCTGAAGCTGACGGGGAAAGGGGATGCGGGGGTTCGGTCGCTGGCGGTGGCGCCCCATGTCGGGAAGCTCGAATCGCTGCTCGTGCCCGGCGCGACGTCCAAGGGGCTCGCCGCGCTGGCGAAGAGCGAGGGCCTCCAGAGGTTGCGCATGCTCAGCCTCACGGGCAGCGACGCGCTCGATGGCGAGAGCCTCGCGCCGCTGGTGCAGGGAGCGTTCACGCTGGAGCGCTTGTTCCTGACGGGCCTGCAGTTCGAGGAGGGCCTTGGCGACTGGGTGGAGGCGGAGAGGCTTCAGTCGCTGAAGTGGCTGGCCCTGAACCGCGCGGGCCTGACGGACGACGACGCCAAGGCGCTGGCGAACAGCGAGCCCTTGCAGAACCTGGAGCGTCTGGAGCTGGCGCGCAACGAACTCTCCGAGGCAGGGGGGCTCGTCTTCCGCTCGGCCAAGGTGATGCCCCGGCTGACGCACCTGGATCTGAGCGGCATCTACTACGACGCGCGGAAGTTCGAGCCGCTGCGCAAGCGGCTCGGTCCTGGCCTCAAGCTCTGA
- a CDS encoding reverse transcriptase family protein, which translates to MNLVGLLLELKPLMADPEANFERITELLERHQGLAEYEVARFYVSRQWLAPVGRMLRSVDPRERLRGVKQVPLLFARANAAGQLRRLVKDPNERVSRAARAAVHKLGLADVSPPDRRFRPPRTPRPMALGGWNPTGWNFGIPQARWGSRAKRSPPTTGKLPALRTRQDVAELVGVKESELDALMRPGTEAGSGYVEFEVPKRTGGVRRISAPRARLKEVQRALLDKVLAHMPPHEAAHGFVQGRSTVSNAEPHTGATVVVRVDLEDFFPTVHFRRVKGLFQAHGYGDEVASTLAGLTTHRPKLPDGTVVWPGALPQGAPTSPALANLVCRRMDARLTALAKKLGASYTRYADDLSFSFKTPPERMGRFLWWVNAILQQEGFTENAPKRRVMRRGLRQRVTGLTVNQQVSIPRSERRRFKAILANCRKHGVASQARGRKDFAGWLRGYAAYVRMVHPELGARWQREVKELLGG; encoded by the coding sequence ATGAACCTCGTTGGCCTCCTCCTCGAATTGAAGCCCCTGATGGCGGACCCCGAGGCCAACTTCGAGCGCATCACCGAGCTGCTCGAGCGCCACCAGGGGCTGGCCGAGTACGAGGTAGCCCGCTTCTACGTGAGCCGCCAGTGGCTGGCCCCCGTGGGGCGCATGCTGCGCAGCGTGGATCCGCGCGAGCGGCTCCGAGGGGTGAAGCAGGTGCCGCTGCTCTTCGCGCGCGCGAACGCGGCGGGGCAGCTTCGGCGCCTGGTGAAGGACCCGAACGAGCGGGTGTCGCGGGCCGCGCGGGCGGCGGTGCACAAGCTGGGGCTCGCGGATGTCTCCCCGCCGGATCGCCGCTTCCGCCCGCCGCGCACTCCCCGCCCCATGGCGCTGGGCGGGTGGAACCCGACGGGCTGGAACTTCGGTATTCCCCAGGCGCGGTGGGGCTCGCGTGCCAAGCGCTCGCCGCCCACCACGGGCAAGCTGCCCGCGCTTCGCACGCGCCAGGATGTGGCGGAGCTGGTCGGCGTGAAGGAGTCGGAGCTGGACGCGCTGATGCGCCCGGGCACGGAGGCGGGCTCGGGGTACGTGGAGTTCGAGGTCCCCAAGCGCACGGGCGGCGTGCGCCGCATCTCGGCCCCGCGCGCGCGGCTCAAGGAGGTACAGCGCGCGCTGCTGGACAAGGTGCTCGCGCACATGCCCCCGCACGAGGCGGCGCATGGCTTCGTGCAGGGGCGCTCCACGGTGAGCAACGCCGAGCCCCACACGGGCGCCACCGTGGTGGTGCGGGTGGACCTGGAGGACTTCTTCCCCACGGTCCACTTCCGGCGCGTGAAGGGCCTGTTCCAGGCGCACGGCTACGGAGACGAGGTGGCCAGCACGCTCGCCGGGCTCACCACGCACCGTCCGAAGCTGCCCGATGGCACGGTGGTGTGGCCGGGCGCGCTGCCGCAAGGGGCGCCGACCTCTCCGGCCCTCGCCAACTTGGTGTGCCGCCGGATGGACGCGCGGCTCACGGCGCTGGCGAAGAAGCTGGGGGCCTCCTACACGCGCTACGCGGATGACCTGTCCTTCTCATTCAAGACGCCGCCAGAGCGGATGGGGCGCTTCCTCTGGTGGGTGAACGCCATCCTCCAGCAGGAGGGCTTCACCGAGAACGCGCCGAAGCGGCGGGTGATGCGCAGGGGCCTGCGCCAGCGGGTGACGGGCCTGACGGTGAACCAGCAGGTCTCCATCCCTCGCTCGGAGCGCCGCCGGTTCAAGGCCATCCTCGCCAACTGCCGCAAGCACGGGGTGGCCTCGCAGGCGCGGGGCCGCAAGGACTTCGCGGGCTGGCTGCGGGGCTACGCGGCCTACGTGCGCATGGTTCACCCGGAGCTGGGCGCGCGCTGGCAGCGCGAGGTGAAGGAGTTGCTCGGAGGATGA
- a CDS encoding aldo/keto reductase gives MTPWDPATVRLFDEAVEVRRDAVDAVDMSALPGRYALRQALLADEDAEVRASAARRLGEARDRRFTSALIEALGDPMPSVRDRAWRALARLGARELVPHTDQASREEPVWWVRRAAVRAAASVAGSGALELLLRTLEDPFWRVRNAAVQALVWLGEGDAEVRQRVRAAGAGQAPGAVRAAAAYLEGVWGTDAPSPGSVALPEPTQPPIEDGLEDEDPAVVTARLERMPASEIPPVKLVEWLGNPHEALRSLARRRLLERRDPEAIRLAMRWLDEPRVPHAAAEVSSLLGRMDLEELPLAARILGEPPRPGAVAWASWVAVRRDQGELLERVRALARHEEPAVRRAALSGLVHEPASREQVLAALGDPDASVREEVLAAWERRPPAPSAIMAFARALVAFAPRARSVRERRAVVEAAGVVGDEALLVRASADEEVSVRAVALSERAVRGSLSPEERLEALAHEDPWIRTAVLDVPSARNACESDPDPSVRRAALELLVSQSARLSEEETRGVALAVSRSPDPWMRARAAELLRAEGTREELEALLRLSMDSAPMVRAATATVLEACDTLDALLTELLRGDARVGDADVRASAYTWLLRGADAEAFEHLCAALRGSTEPERVVAHLEAMTLVFPDDVIATAPDIERRRPVRTRKEQGASKRAPPQAPMRPSWRPLGNTGLSLSPLVLSGANGLSPASLTEAHEAGVNAFFWEPDYAPLTRFLRSSRSRRPGMVLVGGTYHSGPEAIRRDVESALRQLRTDWLDVFLLYWVRSPHRLNPEDFEALERLRAEGKLRAFGFSTHLRDVAREALRERPWPVVMTRHSAAHPGAEAALFPEALARGTGVLTFTATCYGRLLQPTPGMPADSALPSAVDCYRYSLSQPGVSACLSAPRSHRELMQNLEVLARPWMVPEALEAMRAHGARVRARNQRFNTLIRQAPGGTRDTLLALLEEDEPPPT, from the coding sequence ATGACTCCCTGGGACCCGGCCACCGTGCGGCTGTTCGATGAAGCCGTCGAGGTGCGGCGTGACGCCGTGGACGCCGTCGACATGTCCGCGCTCCCGGGCCGCTATGCGCTGCGTCAGGCGTTGCTCGCGGACGAGGATGCCGAGGTCCGCGCCTCCGCCGCGCGTCGGTTGGGAGAGGCTAGGGACCGACGCTTCACCTCTGCCCTGATCGAGGCCTTGGGGGATCCGATGCCCTCGGTCCGGGATCGCGCCTGGCGCGCGCTGGCCCGATTGGGCGCACGGGAGCTGGTGCCCCATACGGACCAGGCCAGCCGGGAAGAGCCGGTGTGGTGGGTGCGGCGTGCCGCGGTCCGGGCCGCGGCCTCGGTGGCGGGCAGTGGGGCGCTGGAGCTGCTCCTGCGAACGCTGGAGGACCCGTTCTGGCGGGTGCGGAACGCGGCGGTGCAGGCGCTGGTGTGGCTGGGGGAAGGAGACGCCGAAGTGCGGCAGCGGGTGCGCGCGGCGGGTGCGGGGCAGGCGCCGGGGGCGGTCCGGGCGGCTGCGGCGTATCTGGAAGGCGTGTGGGGGACGGACGCTCCATCGCCCGGGAGCGTCGCCCTGCCGGAGCCCACGCAACCTCCTATAGAGGATGGGCTGGAGGATGAGGATCCCGCCGTGGTGACCGCGAGGCTGGAGCGGATGCCGGCCTCGGAGATTCCTCCAGTCAAGCTGGTGGAGTGGCTGGGCAACCCGCACGAGGCGCTCCGGAGTCTGGCGCGTCGCCGCCTGCTCGAGCGGAGGGACCCGGAGGCCATCCGGCTCGCGATGCGCTGGCTGGATGAGCCGCGCGTCCCCCATGCCGCGGCGGAGGTCAGCTCCCTGCTCGGTCGGATGGACCTGGAGGAACTGCCCCTCGCGGCTCGCATCCTGGGAGAGCCTCCGAGACCCGGCGCGGTGGCCTGGGCGTCGTGGGTCGCCGTGCGCCGGGATCAGGGCGAGTTGCTGGAGCGCGTGCGTGCGCTGGCCCGGCACGAAGAGCCCGCCGTGCGCCGTGCCGCGCTCTCGGGCCTCGTTCATGAGCCCGCGAGCCGGGAGCAGGTGCTTGCCGCCCTCGGGGATCCGGACGCTTCGGTGCGAGAAGAGGTGCTCGCCGCCTGGGAGCGTCGCCCGCCGGCCCCCTCCGCCATCATGGCGTTTGCCCGTGCCCTGGTGGCCTTCGCGCCTCGCGCCCGCTCCGTCCGCGAGCGCCGGGCGGTGGTCGAGGCCGCGGGGGTTGTCGGGGACGAAGCCTTGCTCGTACGGGCCTCGGCGGATGAAGAGGTGTCGGTCCGCGCGGTGGCCTTGTCGGAGCGGGCGGTGCGAGGCAGCCTGTCGCCTGAGGAGCGACTTGAGGCGCTCGCGCACGAGGATCCCTGGATCCGCACTGCGGTGCTGGATGTGCCCTCCGCGCGCAACGCGTGCGAGAGCGATCCGGATCCGTCCGTGCGCCGTGCGGCCCTCGAGCTGCTGGTCTCCCAGAGCGCGAGGCTCTCCGAGGAAGAGACCCGAGGTGTCGCGCTCGCTGTCTCCCGTTCCCCGGATCCTTGGATGCGAGCCCGCGCGGCGGAGCTGCTCCGCGCGGAGGGGACGCGAGAAGAGCTGGAGGCGTTGCTGCGCCTTTCGATGGACTCGGCTCCCATGGTCCGAGCCGCCACCGCCACGGTCCTGGAGGCGTGTGACACGCTCGACGCGCTCCTGACCGAGCTGCTGCGCGGGGACGCGAGGGTAGGGGACGCCGATGTCCGGGCCTCCGCCTACACCTGGCTGCTGCGCGGCGCGGACGCCGAGGCCTTCGAGCACCTGTGCGCCGCGCTACGAGGCTCCACCGAGCCGGAGCGCGTGGTGGCACACCTGGAGGCGATGACGCTGGTCTTCCCGGATGACGTCATCGCCACCGCCCCCGACATCGAGCGTCGCCGTCCGGTGCGGACCCGAAAGGAGCAAGGGGCCTCGAAGCGAGCACCGCCCCAGGCTCCGATGCGGCCCTCCTGGCGCCCGCTGGGAAACACGGGGCTGAGCCTCTCGCCGCTCGTGCTCTCGGGCGCCAATGGCCTCTCACCCGCCTCGCTCACCGAGGCCCACGAGGCCGGCGTGAACGCGTTCTTCTGGGAGCCCGACTACGCCCCACTCACGCGCTTCCTGCGCTCGAGCCGCAGCCGCAGGCCGGGGATGGTGCTCGTGGGCGGCACGTACCACTCGGGGCCCGAGGCGATCCGGCGGGACGTGGAGTCGGCGCTGCGCCAACTGCGCACCGACTGGCTGGATGTCTTCCTGCTCTACTGGGTGCGCTCACCCCACCGGTTGAACCCGGAGGACTTCGAGGCGCTCGAGCGGCTGCGCGCCGAAGGAAAGCTGCGCGCCTTTGGCTTCTCCACCCACCTGCGCGACGTGGCGCGGGAGGCGCTGCGAGAGCGCCCCTGGCCCGTGGTGATGACCCGCCACAGCGCGGCGCACCCGGGCGCCGAAGCGGCCCTCTTCCCCGAGGCGCTCGCGCGAGGCACGGGCGTGCTGACCTTCACCGCCACCTGCTACGGCCGGCTGCTCCAGCCTACGCCGGGGATGCCCGCGGACTCGGCGCTCCCCAGCGCGGTGGACTGCTACCGCTACTCCCTCTCGCAGCCGGGAGTCAGCGCCTGCCTCAGCGCGCCCCGCAGCCACCGCGAGCTCATGCAAAACCTGGAGGTGCTCGCCCGGCCGTGGATGGTGCCGGAGGCGCTGGAGGCGATGCGAGCCCACGGAGCGCGGGTCCGCGCGCGCAACCAGCGGTTCAACACGCTCATCCGCCAAGCCCCGGGTGGCACCCGGGACACGCTGCTGGCACTCCTGGAGGAGGACGAGCCGCCCCCGACCTAG
- a CDS encoding C45 family peptidase has protein sequence MTTRKLQVVECQGTPRQIGQQWGEGCRASFRTSVDFLFQGLASGPFQASREDVLRTAMKLEGNVRAFDPDALELIRGQAEGAGIAYEEAFALQSMLEVSVNYLQIGGMCTSFAVSGKATSDGQALVGQNVDWHPDATVDLIRVRYPDGRTLLSLCLSCSPYYHLSSEGLASCANLTLVAPQPCRSIVPLGVYLPRALRQPGLHAALELLAGVARGFGAYLLGDSHGRVLGFESTYDDEAVLEPERDVLVHANHYQAERLRALDLTHQFVPCTHGRATRMRALIDAEHGRLTPERLMGFLADHGNPEGRLCRHDEPAAPGAMPMATKAAVVMAPARKTMWVAAGPACRESFAEYRL, from the coding sequence ATGACGACGCGCAAACTTCAGGTCGTGGAGTGCCAGGGGACGCCCCGGCAGATTGGACAGCAGTGGGGGGAGGGGTGCCGGGCAAGCTTCCGGACCTCTGTGGACTTCCTCTTCCAGGGGCTTGCCTCCGGACCCTTCCAGGCCTCGCGCGAGGACGTGCTGCGCACGGCGATGAAGCTCGAGGGGAACGTGCGCGCCTTCGATCCGGACGCGCTGGAGCTCATCCGAGGACAGGCGGAGGGCGCGGGCATCGCGTACGAGGAGGCGTTCGCGCTCCAGTCCATGCTCGAGGTGTCCGTCAACTACCTGCAGATCGGCGGCATGTGTACGTCCTTCGCGGTCTCGGGCAAGGCCACCTCGGATGGGCAGGCCCTCGTGGGCCAGAACGTGGACTGGCATCCGGACGCCACCGTCGATCTGATCCGCGTGCGATACCCGGATGGCCGGACGCTGCTGTCGCTCTGCCTGTCCTGCTCGCCGTACTACCACCTGAGCAGCGAGGGGCTGGCGAGCTGCGCCAACCTGACCCTCGTGGCACCCCAGCCGTGCCGCTCGATCGTTCCGCTCGGGGTCTACCTTCCCCGCGCCCTGCGCCAGCCGGGATTGCACGCCGCGCTGGAGCTGCTGGCCGGGGTGGCCCGAGGCTTTGGCGCGTACCTGCTGGGGGATTCGCACGGCCGGGTTCTCGGCTTCGAGAGCACCTATGACGACGAGGCCGTCCTCGAACCGGAGCGGGATGTCCTCGTCCACGCCAACCACTACCAGGCCGAGCGGCTGCGGGCGCTCGATCTCACCCACCAGTTCGTCCCGTGTACCCACGGGCGTGCCACGCGGATGCGAGCGCTGATCGACGCCGAGCACGGGCGGCTGACTCCCGAGCGGCTGATGGGGTTCCTCGCCGACCATGGCAACCCCGAGGGTCGCCTGTGCCGCCATGACGAGCCCGCGGCTCCGGGGGCGATGCCCATGGCCACGAAGGCCGCGGTGGTGATGGCGCCCGCCCGAAAGACGATGTGGGTGGCGGCCGGGCCCGCCTGCCGGGAGTCCTTCGCGGAATACCGGCTGTGA
- a CDS encoding AraC family transcriptional regulator, which translates to MPATTTPGAAVEWMAPPSALSDRIDFLLWQPRGTAEAREHAVAPDANVDLLLELSDSSCRAWLHGPVTRLTHFRTRAECGYCVVHFHPGAVPALVDASAAELVDASVEVRRVGRLSVDELGERLSQAGSGARRQELLGEALGSMRWPLLDTFDRAWRHMVARGEMPTVAELAGVLHLSPRTLERAFQERLGLSPRMFKRIFRLQRALEALRSEPVRSLAEVALASGYADHAHLTREFRSLVGQTPSQLRG; encoded by the coding sequence ATGCCAGCGACGACGACACCCGGGGCCGCGGTGGAGTGGATGGCTCCTCCCTCGGCCCTGTCCGACCGGATCGACTTCCTCCTCTGGCAGCCACGGGGCACGGCGGAGGCGCGGGAGCATGCCGTGGCGCCGGACGCCAATGTGGATCTGCTCCTGGAGCTGTCGGACTCGAGCTGTCGTGCCTGGCTCCATGGGCCGGTGACGCGGCTGACGCACTTCCGCACTCGCGCGGAGTGTGGCTACTGCGTCGTGCATTTCCACCCCGGAGCGGTGCCGGCACTGGTGGACGCCAGCGCCGCGGAGCTGGTGGATGCCTCCGTGGAAGTGCGGCGCGTGGGGCGCCTGTCCGTCGATGAGCTGGGAGAGCGGCTGAGCCAGGCGGGCTCGGGGGCGCGGCGCCAGGAGCTCCTCGGGGAGGCGCTGGGGAGCATGCGGTGGCCGCTGCTCGACACCTTCGATCGGGCATGGCGGCACATGGTGGCGCGCGGGGAGATGCCGACCGTGGCCGAGCTGGCGGGCGTGCTGCACCTCAGCCCGCGCACCCTCGAGCGAGCCTTCCAGGAGCGGTTGGGACTCTCGCCGAGGATGTTCAAGCGCATCTTCCGACTGCAACGCGCGCTCGAGGCGCTGCGCTCGGAGCCCGTGCGCTCGCTGGCCGAGGTGGCCCTGGCGAGCGGGTATGCCGACCACGCGCACCTGACCCGGGAGTTCCGCTCCCTCGTGGGGCAGACGCCGAGCCAGCTCCGAGGGTGA